GCTGGTCGTTTTGATCGTCGCCTTTTCCACGATTCCGATCGGGCTGCTGTTCTCGGCGATTCTGGCCGCGACTGAGCTTGGGCAGAAGCTGTATTTGGGAATCGAGCCGATCGAAATGTTGCAGGTGCTATATCACTTCTGCTTCATGCTGCTGTTTTGTCTGGGATTGGGAATCTTCCTCAAACTCGAGCGCGACCAGGTCAAACGAGCCCAGGCCGTCCTGGCCAAACTACGACATGACGCGGTGGATCTGGCCTCGCGCGCCGGAACCCACGACGAGCTGGCCTCGCTCAGCCGCGACGCCAAGGATCGCAGCACGGTGCGCAAGGTATTCTCCCTGGACGAGGAGCTGTACACAGTACTGACGATCGCCCAGCGGGTCTTCGGCGCGTACAGTGCGGTACTGCTGCTGCTCGACCCTGACAGCCGCTACCTGCGCGTGCGGATGCAGATCAGCGGTTCCAAGCACGTGTGCGACGTGGAGTCGATCAAGCTTTCGCAGACAGCCCTGAACTGGGTAATCAAACACGGCACCCACCTGGCGCTGCCCACGATCCGCGACTCCGACCAATTGGGCTACTACAAACGGCGCGAGCGCGTGCGTTCGGTGCTCGCCGCGCCGGTGCTCCGGCTCGAATCGCCGACCGGCGTACTGGTCGTGGACAGCCTCGAGGAATCGTCTTTTGACCGCCGCGACGGGCGCGTGCTGGGCAGCTTCGCTCAACTGATCTCGCAGTCGATCGAGCAATCCCGGCTCAACGCGGAGCTCGAGGCCGAAAAGAGCGAGTTCGCGGCGTTCTTCAAGGTCAGCCAGGGTCTCACCAGCAGCCTCGAACTATCGAACCTGGGCAGGATCGTACTCGAATCGGCGCAGAGCATTCTGGACTACGGCTCGGGTTTGATGGTGTTGCTCGAATCGGACGGCAAGCAAGCCTGGATCGAATCGACCCGTGGCAGATTCGCCGATGAGTTGGCCGATAAAAAGTTCGATCTCCGCGAGGGCCTCGTCGGATGGTCGATCACCAACCGCAGATTCCTGGCCTATGCCGACATCCGGGAGTGGGAGCGTTCGCTGAAAAAGAGCAGACGTCGACCGCTGCTCTCCAACAATCTAAAACTGCGCGACGTGGGCAGCTTGCTGTGTATCCCGCTGTTGCACCTGGACCGCGGCATCGGCGCAATTGTCCTTGCCTGGCGCAAGCCGCGCTCGTTCTCCGACTTCGAACAGAAGATCATGCGCGTGTTCGCCGACCAGTGCACACAGGCGCTGGTAAACGCGCGGATGTACCTGCGTATGGAGCAGATGGCCACCACCGACGGATTGACCAACCTGGCCAACCATCGCATCTTCCAGGAGTTCCTCGTGCGGGAGCTGGCACGGGCCGAACGCATGCCCACGCAGATCAGCCTGGTAATGGTCGATATCGACCACTTCAAACTGGTCAACGATACTTACGGTCACCCGGCGGGAGACGAGGTTCTGCGCAGGCTCGCGGCGCTGCTGGGCTCCTCGGTTCGTCGGATCGATCTCGCTGCGCGCTACGGCGGCGAGGAGTTCGCGATCGTACTGCTGAACACCAACGCCGAGGGAACGATCAAGTTCAGCGATCGTTTGCGCAAGGCGGTCGCCAACATGCGCATCCCCTTTGAACAAAAGACGCTGAAGATAACAATCAGCGTGGGGATCGCCTGCTATCCCGACGATGCACTGACCAAGCCGGATCTGATCGAGATGGCCGACAATGCGCTGTATTTTTCAAAGAACAATGGACGCAATCGTGTAACCCACATCCGCGATCTTTCCGCAAAGGACGACTGAGGCGCCCAGTGAGACATACAACCGTTGATTCCCGGCCGTTCGACGTGGTCTGCCTGGGCTACAACTCGGTCGACCTGATCTGCTGCATCGAGCGCTTTGTGGAACACGGCAAGAAAACACAGATGACCGCGTTGCATAAACAGGGCGGCGGACAGGCTGCGACCGCCGCGGTTGCAGTGCAGCGCCTGGGCTTTAGGGCGCGCTATTTGGGAAAATTCGGCGGCGACGAGCTCGGCTGCTTCAGCCGGCAGACCCTGATCGACCTTGGCATCGAAACCCAGGGCTGCGTGCACGCCGCGCCGCATGTAGCGAACCAACTGGCGATCGTGCTCGTCGACGAGCTCAGCGGCGAACGCACCATCGCCTATCACCGGTCTCGGGAGTTGGAGCTGCTGCCCGGCGAACTTCAGCGCGAACACGTAACATCGGGCCGAATGCTGCTGTGCGATTCGCACCAGATCCCGGCCCTGTTCGAGTCTGTGGGCTGGGCACGTGAGGCGGGCATGTGCGTGGTGCTCGATGCCGAGCGCACGCCGCCGGGGATCGAGCGGCTGCTCGAGCTCGTGGATTACATCGTCTCGGACAGCAGCTTCGTTTGCACCATCACCGGCATCGACGATAAACGCCGGGCGCTGGCCCAGCTGGCGCGCATGCACGGCAAGGGCAATCCCGTGGTGAT
This genomic interval from Candidatus Alcyoniella australis contains the following:
- a CDS encoding diguanylate cyclase, with protein sequence MTWLQSALSGAWRFLRRNYAMLYSAALLLMIVLGVIGGPNSRLIDIELWKLGVIFCGALLLIFKLLRYFRRETRSTFDTLEIGILSVAVVNSIIQSSGGVSGQLYPINYMLVVLIVAFSTIPIGLLFSAILAATELGQKLYLGIEPIEMLQVLYHFCFMLLFCLGLGIFLKLERDQVKRAQAVLAKLRHDAVDLASRAGTHDELASLSRDAKDRSTVRKVFSLDEELYTVLTIAQRVFGAYSAVLLLLDPDSRYLRVRMQISGSKHVCDVESIKLSQTALNWVIKHGTHLALPTIRDSDQLGYYKRRERVRSVLAAPVLRLESPTGVLVVDSLEESSFDRRDGRVLGSFAQLISQSIEQSRLNAELEAEKSEFAAFFKVSQGLTSSLELSNLGRIVLESAQSILDYGSGLMVLLESDGKQAWIESTRGRFADELADKKFDLREGLVGWSITNRRFLAYADIREWERSLKKSRRRPLLSNNLKLRDVGSLLCIPLLHLDRGIGAIVLAWRKPRSFSDFEQKIMRVFADQCTQALVNARMYLRMEQMATTDGLTNLANHRIFQEFLVRELARAERMPTQISLVMVDIDHFKLVNDTYGHPAGDEVLRRLAALLGSSVRRIDLAARYGGEEFAIVLLNTNAEGTIKFSDRLRKAVANMRIPFEQKTLKITISVGIACYPDDALTKPDLIEMADNALYFSKNNGRNRVTHIRDLSAKDD
- a CDS encoding carbohydrate kinase family protein, yielding MRHTTVDSRPFDVVCLGYNSVDLICCIERFVEHGKKTQMTALHKQGGGQAATAAVAVQRLGFRARYLGKFGGDELGCFSRQTLIDLGIETQGCVHAAPHVANQLAIVLVDELSGERTIAYHRSRELELLPGELQREHVTSGRMLLCDSHQIPALFESVGWAREAGMCVVLDAERTPPGIERLLELVDYIVSDSSFVCTITGIDDKRRALAQLARMHGKGNPVVMTDGRNGSLAWHEGRIVEAAGFDVKVCDTTGAGDVFHAAFVCGLLHGYDLPRLLTFCNAAAALKSTRLGGRDGIPDRETLLRFIADNGR